The following are encoded in a window of Leptodactylus fuscus isolate aLepFus1 chromosome 9, aLepFus1.hap2, whole genome shotgun sequence genomic DNA:
- the PLPP6 gene encoding polyisoprenoid diphosphate/phosphate phosphohydrolase PLPP6, translating into MPSPRISRAANSASPNANGRFEFMSLLTNKTSVSDQPSVRLRTSDSPVHRKDSNSSSSQQQQLPEEDCMKLNPSFLGIALRSLLAVDLWLSKKMGVCAREGSSWGSARPMMKLVEISGHGIPWIAGTIYCLYRSDSSAGREVILNLLFALLLDIILVGVVKGIVKRRRPSQNRMDMFATFSVDKYSFPSGHATRAAMVSRFMLNHLVLAVPVRILVMLWAIVVSLSRVMLGRHNVTDVLFGFFMGHMQYSLVEYFWLSPNTLPALFKI; encoded by the exons ATGCCAAGTCCAAGAATCTCCAGAGCAGCCAACTCTGCCAGTCCTAATGCCAATGGAAGGTTTGAGTTTATGTCCCTACTTACTAACAAAACCAGTGTTTCAGACCAGCCATCAGTAAGGCTTCGGACATCAGACAGTCCTGTCCACCGTAAggactcaaattcctcttcatctcAGCAGCAGCAGCTTCCAGAAGAAGACTGCATGAAACTAAATCCATCTTTTCTTGGAATTGCACTAAGGTCATTATTGGCTGTGGATTTATGGTTGTCCAAGAAGATGGGAGTTTGTGCAAGAGAAGGATCTTCATGGGGCAGCGCCCGTCCTATGATGAAGTTGGTAGAGATTTCTGGCCATGGCATACCTTGGATTGCTGGTACAATATATTGTCTGTATAGAAGTGACAGCTCAGCTGGCCGGGAAGTCATACTAAATCTGCTCTTTG CACTACTGTTGGATATCATTCTCGTGGGAGTTGTGAAAGGAATAGTGAAGCGTCGTAGACCTTCCCAGAACCGCATGGACATGTTTGCTACGTTTTCTGTGGACAAGTATTCCTTCCCATCAGGTCATGCTACACGAGCGGCCATGGTTTCTCGTTTTATGCTTAATCACCTGGTACTAGCCGTGCCAGTCAGGATCCTTGTGATGCTTTGGGCTATTGTGGTTAGCTTGTCCAGAGTCATGCTGGGGAGACACAATGTGACAGATGTGTTATTTGGCTTTTTCATGGGGCACATGCAGTATAGTTTGGTTGAATACTTCTGGCTGTCACCAAATACGTTACCTGCTCTGTTCAAAATCTGA